The genomic interval ataaggattaaggtgggaggatacctgatcctggtgacactatgaatacaacccactttgtagaggtttgcaagtgttgtaaactactgcagatggtagatcctgggcattcatgtggagacgtgcgagtgggggggtcctatacaaagagtttgtataagacctggatcatgagatgactagactctgtatataacgccgttggtactagagacttacatctcacctaaatgatcataggtgacacgacctcaatcttgagtgttttgggaactcctgcctttaaggatggtcctttgattagtatgggtgagagtgaccatattgccaacttaacatgcatacctttttggggacttgtctgatttgggagctggaaactcaatccacaagatggaattcactcatttaccgaagtagggataagtagaaagatttctcccttaagagctgattccggggcttgaacatagtggccacatcttctctttggaagagaggattcagtcttagtaggactatgatttatgttcattaaagagatcagtggtacttaaggaattagatgtaactacaggggcataatgattattggctcagctgtacttacgagcaatctgtgaagagttgtcgcactattgattggttaagatagacacataatatatctgtggtaaagagagttcagctgtcgatttttagtggagtgtctggcagttaacggatggtggatctcgtgactaaagagtttagtcagttattcacgtactgttgaagcttcgagctacaagtccataaggtccccttggtagctcaatggattcagttcaggattaattcttggtgttgatttgaaatgttcaaattgacaagaggaaatttgattatatatgatataatcggtatgatgtatgagatacatctagtggaggattaatgtaaatgagatttacattaagtgccatggaaaagaaaaagtactatggtttatatatttcatgagatgaaatattaaaactacaggttataaatatagtatgataagttgattatcatttatatttataataatattaattattggataattaaatcattttctctaataaccaattaagtgggaggttattggtggctcatggtaaccgtgagataaaaggaaaattgtttttcctaattttagtaagtttttgtcAAAAATTGTTTGGGAGATTTTTCTCAATCGAAATCTCACGGAacagaagttgtcaagtaaatatgatttactaaacgatagcttgagcaagctagacgatcatatagtgtTTTGTAAGTGACAGACAcagaactaagcgatgagctaaacgaacGCTTAGCTtctgctagacgatcgcttagtttttgctaaactactgggcatcgacctatacgataggttcaatCATCTCCACTTGCCCAATAGTGTATACAATTGTTGTTTCCTCATTCttttgcctcaaaccaagtccacacagagcccaccatctagattctcacaccgagaataccaaggtagccttcttggtggtgtcatactcacgacaccatcgaggttatgtggaggtcgttcgtgctgttggggtgttcgtgaccgtgGCGAttgttgaggacgagtgcgtggtgttcgtgctgtgtagtggtcgtgttgttcgaacgatcgaggttgttgtgttcgagcgttcgtgatcaaagaGCGTGGatacgagtctacaaatgttcgtagcatttctcttcttgatcatttgtagtttcatgctgtaatttctgtaatgaatgcataaccgcTTGTTTCGTTTTACGtctataatttgtaatgttcatacatgattgtaatttggaatgatctattccattgctcatggaaatccttgcgATCGCTTTTCTTCATATATCTGTGCCATTGGTTTGGGATTCTCCTATTGGGTTTTCCTCAGTTATGGCCAGGGTTTCGtctccatgctctgataccatgatgaaaaatacaaaatagagaaagaaaatagCACACACAAGGTTTATGAAGAAAATCCTAataagggagaaaaaaccacgagaAGAAGAATTTTTATTATATGACTGATACAAAGAATACACAGTGACTGCCAACTTAAATGGAAAAAACTGAAACCCTAGGATACaagtaaaaagacaaaattgCCCTTAGAgtaaaaaaaccctaattccaACCGTTGCAATATTTACTACTTCCTACTcatcttctctctctctttttgttacctattttctttttaactaaAATAATCGGTGTCTCAAACATAGATGATTATAACGagattaaaatagtttatatcCAAAACTAAACTATCATAACGTGGTACCCCAAAACGCCCCCTATAAATCAAACAACCAATggttataatctatagtttttaatttttatcgaTGCAGAAAGCatataaattacatttttcctcacaaaggaaaaaaaaaaaaatataactagTACGAGGGACCCACCAGTGAGTCACATAGTTACTCACTCGGTAATTGGAATTTGGAAGGCATCGACGTTCCACATCTTCAGCCGCAGCGGGTGAGTGTCGCCGTTTCTCTTTCAACTGTTGGATCATCTTCtctatcctttctctttctcttcatTCCCTGTTTTTTTCCCACTGATACTGAATTCTTTTCTTCTCAACTCAACCATTTTTCTgcatacaaagcccacaaacGCACCTGCCATGATGCATAGCTTAATGGCTTCACTTGTAACCCAACCCAAATCTTCGTTAGGGATTTAATTTTCCCTCTTTCGTCCCACTCGGAGTTTCTGCATCAATTGGAGTCCCAGGTGAACATCTTTTCATTCCTTTCCCTAATCTATTTCTGCTTGTTCTTTGCCTGCACTTTGTTTGCGATGATGGAATTTGTTTTGGGTTTTGAAAAGCTTTGATCTTTATTCTTTCCAGCAGGTTTATTTGGACCACTGGGTTGAATTTTAGaaactttgttgttgatttgctgctgctgctgctcgTGGGTTTAAATCGGCTGACCCGCATTACTCACTGACTCTTCGATATGAGTGGTGCCCCGAAGAGGCCCCATGATGATGGGGGTCACTCTTCATCTTCCAAATATCCCCACGATGATTCGAGTCCCTATCGCAAGCTTTCTTCCTCACTTCCAATGCAGTATCGTCCCTCTTTTGAGATGGGTCAGGACACCCCAATGTCGAAGATACCCCGCACCGAATCCCGTGATGGAGATAGAAGATCCCCTCTGCACTCAATGTTTCGAATGCCCTCGTCCTCTAATGATCCTCATGTAGATCATTCTGTTGTTTTGGAAAGCAGGCCGGAGCTGCGGGACTCCAAGGACGGTGGGGACAACAGGTTTGAGAATCGAGATTCAAGAGTGGAGGCTCGTGAGCTGTTTGGTGATGAAAGGAGGGATTCTCAAGCTGTGAAGTTGGAGAAGGAAATGAGATACGAAGGCAGATTGGATGATATTAAGGAAATGAAATATGACAGAGATGGTTATAGCGATTACAAGGGTGAATTGAAGTCAGAAAAAGAGATGTATGGATCAGCAACCAGTCACTTGAACTGGAAGGAATCGAAAGATTACCATAGAGGGAAGAGATATCCTGAGACTTCACTTGGAAGCTTGGAACCCTGGCATGTTTCACGCACCAGTTCACAGAGTGCAACTGAGGCTGTAAAAGATGCCCTAAATACCGACGAGAAAGATTATGTTGAGACAAGGGAGGCTGTTGGAGAGAACAAAATAGATTCAAAAGGTGAGGATAAATTTAAAGAGAAGGACAGGAAAAGGAAAGATACTAAGCAGCGGGATTGGGGAGATAAAGATAAGGAAAGAAATGATCATAGGAGCAGTACTCAAGTAACAAACATTAATGTTGAGCCCAAAGACTTGTCAAAGGATGAGAGAGATGCGGAAAGGTGGGAGAGGGACCGGAAAGATACCTCAAAAGACAAGGAAAGGCCTCGCGAGAGGGACAAAGACCATGCTGCGAAGAGAGAATCATGGAATGGGATGGATAAGGAGACTGCACACCTTGAAAAGGAGTCTGGTGAAGCGTCTGCGAGAATGTTAGAGCAAGACAATCCGATTTCAGATCAGAAAAAGCAAAAGGATTTTGATAGCTGGAAAAATGCTGATAGAGAGGGTAGAGACAGGAAGAAAGAGAGGGATGCAGACATTGAGGGAGATCGGCCAGAAAAGCGTAGTAGATGTCATGAAAAAGAGTCAGATGAGGGATGTGCAGATGTTGAAGGGACGTTAGACAGGGAGAGGGAAGTTTATAATTATGGTGTTCAGCATCGAAGAAGAATGCAACGATCAAGGGGAAGCCCTCAAGTAGCAAATAGAGAACCTCGCTTCAGGTCTCGTGCTCAAGATAACGAAGGGTACATCATATGATTTTCTATAATATTCCCTTGCTacctaaattattattttcactAGCATTCATTCTTGGTGATACATCAACCCCCCTCCCCCCAGTACCTTGTGTTTTCTGTGCTTTGCTTTTTCAGAGAGCGAgttaaataatttgatttaatccGATCCTTTCATTGAGTATGTATTGCTGGGCCATTCAGTTGTATTTTCTGATTTATGTTCACTTTTTGGACTTGGACTTCACTAGCGTCATTCGaagaacgaaaaaaaaaaaaaacggtgACGATTTAGGTAGTCTCGATGGATCCAGATTCAATTATCGGAAGAAGATTGTCATAAGATGCTTCTACGCATCAGACTAACTAGAGTTCATGCTTTCCTGCGTGAGACAAAGGAAGCCAATTTTCTTACTCGCCAGGAAGGTAAATGTTGGACTTTTAATAGGAATATGAATATGACTCTTCCCAACTCAAGTCAAGTGATTCTAGCGTTCACGGCTAGTCTAAAAGAAAGTCAATATACAGACACATTTTCTTTACAACGGAGCATCGAAAGTAGTCAGATACCTAGGATTCTTCCTAGCTTCCGGATAACTTAAGATGTGAAAATCATAGAGCTGGAGTCTTTCTGTCCGCTAGTTAGGAATGGAATCGGACGCTACGAATACGATGAACCAAAAGCGGTTAGCAGTGACCATTGAATAAGTTTCTTCTGGGTTATGTTTTCCACCATAAACTAATCTTCCCTGGTCTAAGGCAACACAACTGGTATCTCTTTGTGAGTATTTCAATGTACTATGCATGATGAGGGATAGTCATTCTTGTTGAACTCACATTTTCTATGCCTCGATGATGGAAAGTTTGAATTGCAACAAAAAAATGACAAGTTTAATTGCTTGCTGAAGCTGATATGTGATTTGGTGAGATAAAAATGTTCATACATCTGATACTTGGTTtgtttaataaccaattgagcgGAAAATATTCCTATcacaaaaaaagaaggaaatctGGGTCCCAAAAGGTTCTAGGTAGGGAAACCATTGTCTTCTCTTCTCTCTGGCATTATTTCTGAtgtgttgttattattattattttagctATAGGCCATGtgggtcatttttttttttttttttaaattttttttaaggaagcAAAGATATTATATAAAAGATGAGCAAAAGAACAACCTATATGTCCGAAGGTTGTGGTAGAGGAAACCCCTTCCCACAAACTACTTGACTAGCACCTTCCGGTTTGATAATCATGAGGATGCAGTAGTTACAAGAGGCTGACCTAGAAGCCATATTTtgtacaaaattacaaaaagagTTCAAATGAAGAGACTTATCTTGAAATAATCTATAATTTCATTGGAGCCGTAAGTGCCTCAAAAGAGTTCTAGACTTCTAGTAGTGCGACTTCCCAAAATCTAGCCCCTGTGAAGATTGGAATAAGATTATCCATATTCTCATATATGTTTAAGGTCCCCATGGGGATAAATCTTCCATTGCTGTCATCTAACTTCGatattataatcattttttaaaataagaaactgTGCTTTCATTGAGAAATATGAATAATGTACAAGGGCATACTAACAAGTCTACCAAAAGGACCTGGAGAGAGCATGAAACATCTCGTTGATTAGAAAAGAGTCTATCAGTTGGAGACAAAGGGCACACTAACAAATCTACCAGCCTTGGGGTTTGAGAACACGTGGTTAGGTAATCCTTCTTTTGAGGCCAATATTTCTTCGTGGTGAAATACTGAGGTCTTAGGAATTTGGGAAGGTTATCACTTTATGGGTAAGTTGAGATGGCTAAAAGGAACCTAAAATATTGGAATAAAGAGGTCTTTGGAGACACTAAGGTTAAGAAACAAAAGATCTTAAAGAAGATTAATGAGATTGACTTAAAGGAGTTGGAGGGCCCTTTGGAGGTTGGTGTGAAAGAAAGAGGAGAAAGACTTGCTCAAGGGGGAGTTTGCAGAGTTGATTAGAAAAGAGTCTATCAATTGGAGACAAAAGGCTTAAGTGAAGGGGCAAAGGAAGGGGATTGTAATACTGCTTTTTTCCATAGGGTGGCTAGTGGCAGAAGGAATAAGAATAGCATTGGTCCCTTAATTTGGAATAATGGGGAGCTTAGTCGAAAAAGGAAAGAGGTGGAGGAGGAGGTTCTTTGTTCAGGGCATTGATTGAAGCCCCATCTCTAAGAGGGAAGGGAGGGAGCTGGTGGCCCCACTTTTGCTTGAGGAAATTAAAGGAGCTGTTTTCGGGAGTGATAAGAGTAAGTCTTCAGGTACGGACGACTTCTTTGTGGCTTTTTTCCAAGACAATTGGGATCTTGTGAAGAATGCGTTGGAAGGAGTGTTTGAAGAGTTCTTCGCAGGGGGCATTTTAAATAAGTCTATCTTTGAGTTCATTTGCCTTGTTCTGAAGAAGGAGAATGGCAGTAGGATCAAGGAGTTCAGACCTGTTAGTCTCATTACTAGCGTCTACGAGATCCTGGCTAAGGTTTTGGCTAACCATCTTAGGAGAATGCTCCCTTCAACAACTTTCGAGTCCCAAGGTGTGTTTATAGTGGGGAGACAAATTCTTGATCAGGCTCTTGTAGCCAACGAGGTCATTAAGGATTATAAAGCCTCCGAGAAGGAAGTAGTGATCTTTAAAATTGACTTCGAAAACGCTTAAGATCAGCACTGGACCATCCTTTGACCATATAAATCTGGAGGTATgttaaaataatagaaaaagagctcCAGAGTGGGGAGACAAATTCTTGATCAGGCTCTTGTAGCCAACAAGGTCATTAAGGACTATAAAGCCTCCAAGAAGGTAGTAGTGATCTTTAAAATTGACTTCGAAAACGCTTAAGATCAGCACTGGACCATCCTTTGACCATATAAATCTGGAGGTAGGTTAATTTTGTGGGTTGAAAGTATGGTTGAAGTTCTAGATTTTCTAAGAGGTGGCCTCTTCCTTTCTATAAAATTCTCTCCATTTAAAGTTTACTTGTTGGATTTCAAATGTCTATGGCCTAAATGACTATAAATGAAGGAAGTCTATGGAATTCGTGCGGTGTTTGGTTATTGTGTGGGTTCTTTGTGTGCTGTTTTCTTGTCCTTACTGTGATGGTCCTTGTTTATTCAGCATATCTTCTTCCCCTAATGGTTCGGCATCCATTTTTTTGGGACACCATCTGTTTGGCTCAGTATACTGTCTTTCATAAACttttagaagatgaagaactTGCTGATTTTTAATCGGTTATTGGAAATGTTATCTAATACAAAGGTTGATTGTTCCGAGCCTTCTGGTGCTTTTTCTGTCTAATCCCTTTCTAATCGGTTGGCGGTTCCATTCCTCCTCGTATGTTTTTACTGTCTATCATAGTAAATGAATAATTACATACTTGCATATTTCACGATAAAGCAATTTTGTCAGAATTGTGGTTAGGAAGAAATTAGAGAATATTCCACGATAAATCTCTTCCTTGGATTGATTGCTTTGAATTAGCTCCCATGTGAAAGCTTCATTTTGTGCTTTGAATTAGCTCGCATGTGAAAGCTTCATTTTGGAGGTCACTTGTGATGCCTTTTGCGGGGTTCTTATTGCAAGATATTTGTTTGAATTGGAATGCTTTCATATATCCTTCCTAGTTTTATTTTGAtcaattattattgttttgccATTACAATGGTCCGAATTTTCGATATTTTGATGGCTTATTCATTGCTTCtttaaaggtattgtaattaaagtgtggggtgaGAGAATTGAACTTCTGACTTCGAAGTTGATAATACAAGCACTATGCCAATTGAGCTACAGTCATGTTGGCGGCTTATTTATTGcttcttttacttttatttttctccctCTCACGTGGAGTTTCTATTTTTGGAGAATTAGCCTCTCTTCATTAATTCAATGAAAAACTTTGTTTCTTGTATagataaaaaacatacatactTATGTATGTACATACCGATACAGcataaataaaaaactaaattaaatattaatttggtAATTTGAATCTATGTTCTCCATGGTAATGCTATATTGCTCAGAAAAATACTTTGAGATTTTTTTGCCATCTTTGGAGAATTAGCCTCTTTTTCTTAATTCAATGAAAAGCTTTGTTTCTGGTATAGATAAAAAAACGTACATACTTGTGTATGTACATACTGTTACACAGcataaataaaaaactaaattaaatattaacctGGTAACTAGAATCTATGTTCTCCATGGTAATGCTATATTGCTCAAAAAAATACTTTGATATTTTTTTGCTATCTATAACTTCATTCATAATAGTATTTCTTTCATAATTGAAGAATGGTTGAGTCACGTAATGATCCTCCTTCTATATCTTGCAGATTACAAGGTATGCTGTCTTATTACTCTGTTCTTTCTTGGTGTAACATTCTTCTCAACTGTGACTGCTGCGATCATGCTACCTTTTGCTGAGATAGCCTGCGAGATATATTATTCTAGTTTGCACTCTCTCCATGGGCTACTTGTTTGTCATATTCTTTATCATCAGTTTGACACAGAAGTATCTTTTTAACATGGACTTACTGCTCTTGCATTTTCAGTTTAGGGAAGTTCTTAACAGCTCTTTAGGGAGCAATAAGACACGGAagaaaaatttgagaattaaggtttttttcttttctttctttccttttttttttttttttaaaaaaaaaaaattagaaacacATTTCTTTGATGTCTAATATTTGTACAAGGGAGAGAATTTAGAGTTAATGCTAGAAGGGAGAGTGGTTACAGAAATGTTCATTAAATAGCTCTGTTGTATTGAGCTATAATAACTCCAGCCTCCAGGTTTCATTTTAAAGATAGATCCCCAAAGTCAACTAATCACTCTCATCGGCCtggcttttatttatttatttacgtATTTTTTGCTCTGGTCTATTCCTTCatgttttttcatttaaaaatattgtttcatgctttataatat from Benincasa hispida cultivar B227 chromosome 10, ASM972705v1, whole genome shotgun sequence carries:
- the LOC120087767 gene encoding zinc finger CCCH domain-containing protein 13, coding for MSGAPKRPHDDGGHSSSSKYPHDDSSPYRKLSSSLPMQYRPSFEMGQDTPMSKIPRTESRDGDRRSPLHSMFRMPSSSNDPHVDHSVVLESRPELRDSKDGGDNRFENRDSRVEARELFGDERRDSQAVKLEKEMRYEGRLDDIKEMKYDRDGYSDYKGELKSEKEMYGSATSHLNWKESKDYHRGKRYPETSLGSLEPWHVSRTSSQSATEAVKDALNTDEKDYVETREAVGENKIDSKGEDKFKEKDRKRKDTKQRDWGDKDKERNDHRSSTQVTNINVEPKDLSKDERDAERWERDRKDTSKDKERPRERDKDHAAKRESWNGMDKETAHLEKESGEASARMLEQDNPISDQKKQKDFDSWKNADREGRDRKKERDADIEGDRPEKRSRCHEKESDEGCADVEGTLDREREVYNYGVQHRRRMQRSRGSPQVANREPRFRSRAQDNEGLQGKPEVSSVVYKVGECMQELIKLWKEHESSQMDKNGESSQNIPTLEIRIPAEHVIATNRQVRGGQLWGTDVYTYDSDLVAVLMHTGYCRLTASPPPPAIQELRATIRVLPPQDCYISTLRNNVRSRAWGAAIGCSYCVERCCIVKKGGGAIDLEPCLTHTSAVEPTLAPLAVERTMTTRAAASNALRQQRFVREVTIQYNLCNEPWIKYSISIVADKGLKKPLYTSARLKKGEVLYLETHSCRYELCFSGEKMVKTIASSQGHEAEADKSQNHFVHCPNGERTDNDNTLIDVFRWCRCKKPLPQKVMRSIGIPLPSEHVEVLEDNLDWEDVQWSQTGVWIAGKEYLLARVHFLSMN